From Thermomonas sp. XSG, one genomic window encodes:
- a CDS encoding DUF2884 family protein has product MKHVSLLASVVVASLPLLACSQPPAPPAPPSPPAPPAASGNAGKGFIGRQVDQALAEARKELHAGNLSINGDINININGKRFGNADSQLPKAEISPQGELLVEGKTIETNATQRQQLLTYRNQVLGIADAGMAIGSQGADLAGKALGGVFGVIFGGDQAEKEFEARMEAEGKKIEAEALKLCAQLPPLLASQQSLAASLPAFKPYATMTQEDIDNCGKDAKGKGIAITSN; this is encoded by the coding sequence ATGAAGCATGTTTCCCTGCTGGCCTCCGTGGTTGTCGCCAGCCTGCCGCTGCTGGCGTGCAGCCAGCCCCCCGCCCCACCCGCACCACCGTCGCCGCCTGCACCGCCTGCGGCGTCCGGCAATGCCGGCAAGGGTTTCATCGGCCGCCAGGTCGACCAAGCGCTTGCCGAGGCGCGCAAGGAATTGCACGCAGGCAACCTGAGCATCAACGGCGACATCAACATCAACATCAATGGCAAGCGCTTCGGCAACGCCGACAGCCAGCTGCCGAAGGCCGAAATCAGCCCGCAAGGCGAGCTGCTGGTCGAGGGCAAGACGATCGAAACCAACGCCACGCAGCGCCAGCAATTACTCACCTACCGCAACCAGGTGCTGGGCATCGCCGATGCCGGCATGGCGATCGGTTCGCAGGGCGCGGATCTGGCCGGCAAGGCGCTGGGCGGCGTGTTCGGGGTGATCTTCGGCGGCGATCAGGCCGAGAAGGAGTTCGAGGCTCGGATGGAGGCGGAAGGCAAGAAGATCGAAGCCGAGGCGCTGAAGCTGTGCGCCCAGCTGCCGCCGCTGCTGGCGAGCCAGCAGTCGCTGGCCGCTAGCCTGCCCGCGTTCAAGCCCTACGCGACGATGACCCAGGAAGACATCGACAACTGCGGCAAGGATGCCAAGGGCAAGGGCATCGCGATCACCAGCAACTGA
- a CDS encoding ABC-2 transporter permease, producing the protein MNAAIDAAGMDVAKSSVPRTPPHPTHKLKLLLRREFWEHKGGFFWAPIWAGGISLLLTLMALIFGEVAMRREAVSGLKVNGQVMINGLDLNLITEQMSPDDVQKLADGISLSTASAMFWPLLVLGFVVFFYCLGSLYDERKDRSVLFWKSLPVSDRDTVLSKALSALVVAPTLAIAVGIACMVAFLLVLSVFVLLHHGNPFVLLWSPDNLLANAGVALAAIPVYALWALPSAGWLLLCSAWSKSKPFLWAIMIPVFAGVFISWFDLMNVFNLDSSWFWKNVVAHLLGGVFPGTWFTVMDMGGLQVKELGNHLVLLKALYSALATPQLWIGAGAGIAMIAAAVRLRRWRDDN; encoded by the coding sequence ATGAACGCCGCCATCGACGCCGCGGGCATGGATGTCGCCAAATCCAGCGTGCCCCGCACCCCGCCGCACCCCACCCACAAGCTGAAGCTGCTGCTGCGCCGCGAATTCTGGGAGCACAAGGGCGGCTTCTTCTGGGCCCCGATCTGGGCGGGCGGCATTTCACTGCTGCTGACCCTGATGGCGCTGATTTTCGGTGAAGTGGCGATGCGCCGGGAGGCCGTCTCCGGGCTGAAGGTCAACGGCCAGGTGATGATCAACGGCCTGGACCTGAACCTGATCACCGAGCAGATGTCGCCGGACGACGTGCAGAAACTCGCCGACGGCATCAGCCTCAGCACCGCCTCGGCGATGTTCTGGCCCCTGCTGGTGCTGGGCTTCGTGGTGTTCTTCTACTGCCTGGGCAGCCTGTACGACGAACGCAAGGACCGCAGCGTGCTGTTCTGGAAGTCGCTGCCGGTGTCCGACCGCGACACCGTGCTGTCGAAGGCGCTGAGCGCGCTGGTGGTGGCGCCGACGCTGGCGATCGCGGTGGGCATTGCCTGCATGGTCGCCTTCCTGCTGGTCCTGAGCGTGTTCGTGCTGCTGCACCACGGCAACCCGTTCGTGCTGCTGTGGAGCCCCGACAACCTGCTGGCCAACGCCGGCGTGGCGCTGGCGGCGATCCCGGTATACGCGCTGTGGGCCCTGCCCAGCGCCGGCTGGCTGCTGCTGTGCTCGGCCTGGTCGAAGAGCAAGCCGTTCCTGTGGGCGATCATGATCCCGGTGTTCGCCGGCGTGTTCATCAGCTGGTTCGACCTGATGAACGTGTTCAACCTGGACAGCAGCTGGTTCTGGAAGAACGTGGTGGCGCACCTGCTGGGCGGCGTGTTCCCGGGCACCTGGTTCACCGTGATGGACATGGGCGGCCTGCAGGTCAAGGAACTCGGCAACCACCTCGTGCTGCTCAAGGCGCTGTATTCGGCACTAGCCACGCCGCAGCTGTGGATCGGCGCCGGCGCGGGCATCGCCATGATCGCCGCCGCCGTCCGCCTGCGCCGCTGGCGCGACGACAACTGA
- a CDS encoding ABC transporter ATP-binding protein, translating into MSTVMTTPVVSARGLRKAYKNKLALDNTAFDIPSGRIVGLIGPNGAGKTTALKAILGLIPFDGDLKVLGKDPRTQRDELMNEVCFIADVAVLPRWITVAQAIEFVAGVHPRFDAAKCRRFLEGTQLKPGLKVREMSKGMIVQLHLALVMAIDARLLVLDEPTLGLDILYRKQFYQRLLEDYFDEDKTILVTTHQVEEIEHILTDVMFIRDGRIALDTPMESLGERYTEVLVDAGKQDAARALKPIDERALPFGKTVMLFDGADRARLGELGETRTPGLADLFVATMKGTYA; encoded by the coding sequence GTGAGTACCGTCATGACCACTCCCGTCGTTTCCGCCCGCGGCCTGCGCAAGGCGTACAAGAACAAGCTGGCGCTGGACAACACCGCGTTCGACATCCCCTCCGGCCGCATCGTCGGCCTGATCGGTCCCAATGGCGCCGGCAAGACCACCGCACTCAAGGCGATCCTCGGCCTGATTCCGTTCGACGGCGACCTGAAGGTGCTGGGCAAGGACCCGCGCACCCAGCGCGATGAGCTAATGAACGAGGTCTGCTTCATCGCCGACGTCGCCGTGCTGCCGCGCTGGATCACCGTGGCCCAGGCCATCGAGTTCGTCGCAGGCGTGCATCCGCGCTTCGACGCCGCAAAGTGCCGGCGCTTCCTCGAAGGCACCCAGCTCAAGCCGGGCCTGAAGGTCCGCGAGATGTCCAAGGGCATGATCGTGCAGTTGCACCTGGCGCTGGTGATGGCCATCGACGCCCGCCTGCTGGTCCTGGACGAACCCACCCTCGGCTTGGACATCCTCTACCGCAAGCAGTTCTACCAGCGCCTGCTGGAGGACTATTTCGATGAGGACAAGACCATCCTGGTCACCACCCATCAGGTCGAGGAGATCGAACACATCCTCACTGACGTGATGTTCATCCGCGACGGCAGGATCGCGCTGGACACGCCGATGGAATCGCTGGGCGAGCGCTACACCGAGGTGCTGGTGGATGCCGGCAAGCAGGACGCCGCGCGCGCCCTCAAGCCCATCGATGAACGCGCGCTGCCGTTCGGCAAGACCGTGATGCTGTTCGACGGCGCCGACCGCGCCCGACTCGGCGAACTGGGCGAGACCCGCACCCCCGGCCTGGCCGACCTGTTCGTCGCCACCATGAAAGGAACCTACGCATGA
- a CDS encoding GntR family transcriptional regulator: MVAVEWSDSAPIYRQLKDRVVAMMLDGVLKPGDALPSVRQVAAEYQLNPITVSRAYQELADEQLVEKRRGLGMYVTEGANARLLQSERERFLREEWPLVMERIQRLGLSIQELLDPQQKWAPK, encoded by the coding sequence ATGGTTGCCGTCGAATGGAGCGATAGCGCTCCGATCTACCGCCAGCTGAAGGACCGCGTCGTCGCGATGATGCTCGACGGGGTACTCAAGCCGGGCGATGCGCTGCCCTCGGTCCGCCAGGTGGCGGCCGAGTACCAGCTGAATCCAATCACCGTCTCGCGCGCCTACCAGGAGCTCGCGGACGAACAACTCGTCGAGAAACGAAGGGGACTGGGCATGTACGTCACCGAAGGCGCCAATGCGCGCCTGCTGCAGAGCGAACGCGAGCGTTTCCTGCGCGAGGAATGGCCGCTGGTCATGGAACGCATCCAGCGCCTCGGCCTGAGCATCCAGGAGCTGCTGGATCCGCAGCAGAAGTGGGCACCCAAGTGA
- a CDS encoding FKBP-type peptidyl-prolyl cis-trans isomerase, whose amino-acid sequence MKFSLRALGALLLAVLAAAPVLAQDGAKLSERDKVGYMLGQDVARAIGPGLPDLDLASFQQAIELVMAGGKPALEAEEAKRLSEALMLNIGARKAGKPPVALDRAKAGLLAGTNIGRSLAGFRGEFDMPMFMRGLKDGADPATKPALDQAQIDQVRAALSVRLGAAREAERKAQGEAALKQEQEFLAKNKQVKGVFTTPTGLQYMVLKQGDGTRPKPGQRVRVHYVGTLLDGTKFDSSIDRGEPAVFGLDQVIKGWTEGVGMMPVGAKYRLWVPAALGYGDRGAGTIPPNSTLVFDVELLGVE is encoded by the coding sequence ATGAAGTTTTCCTTGCGCGCGCTGGGCGCGCTGCTGCTAGCCGTGTTGGCGGCCGCACCCGTGCTGGCCCAGGACGGCGCCAAGCTCAGCGAGCGCGACAAGGTGGGTTACATGCTTGGACAGGACGTGGCCCGAGCGATCGGCCCGGGTTTGCCGGATCTGGATCTGGCCAGCTTCCAGCAGGCCATCGAGCTGGTCATGGCCGGCGGCAAGCCGGCGCTGGAGGCCGAGGAAGCCAAGCGCCTGTCCGAGGCGCTGATGCTCAATATCGGCGCCCGCAAGGCGGGCAAGCCGCCGGTGGCGCTGGATCGGGCCAAGGCCGGGCTGCTGGCCGGTACCAATATCGGACGCAGCCTCGCGGGCTTCCGCGGCGAGTTCGACATGCCCATGTTCATGCGCGGATTGAAGGATGGCGCTGATCCGGCGACCAAGCCCGCACTGGACCAGGCGCAGATCGACCAGGTGCGCGCCGCGCTGTCGGTGCGGCTGGGCGCCGCCCGCGAAGCAGAGCGCAAGGCGCAGGGCGAGGCCGCGCTGAAGCAGGAGCAGGAGTTCCTTGCCAAGAACAAGCAGGTCAAGGGCGTGTTCACCACCCCCACCGGCCTGCAGTACATGGTGCTCAAGCAGGGTGACGGCACGCGCCCGAAGCCCGGCCAGCGGGTGCGCGTCCACTACGTGGGCACGCTGCTGGACGGCACCAAGTTCGACAGTTCGATCGACCGCGGCGAGCCGGCCGTGTTCGGCCTCGACCAGGTCATCAAGGGCTGGACCGAAGGCGTGGGCATGATGCCGGTGGGCGCCAAGTACCGGCTTTGGGTTCCCGCCGCGCTGGGTTACGGTGACCGCGGCGCCGGTACCATCCCGCCCAATTCCACCCTGGTGTTCGACGTGGAACTGCTGGGCGTCGAATGA
- a CDS encoding FKBP-type peptidyl-prolyl cis-trans isomerase, translated as MKPLVRSTAIAVATLLALSACKGENKPVEVSSSKTEADKAATDKTGYPGLPTEKEQVSYTIGMAMGKQLAEIKDEVNVDTVVKALRTQMDGGKALINDEQAQQIMQAFGQKMQAKQIAKMMEEGKANLDKGEKFLAENGKKQGVVTTASGLQYQVLTEGKGAKPGATDGVKVNYKGTLLDGKEFDSSYKRGEPAVLPLQGVIPGWAEGLQLMPVGSKYKFWIPAKLAYGEQAPPMIGPNQVLEFEVELLEIVKAPSGK; from the coding sequence ATGAAGCCGCTCGTCCGTTCCACCGCCATTGCCGTCGCCACGCTGCTGGCGCTGTCCGCCTGCAAGGGCGAGAACAAGCCCGTCGAGGTTTCCTCCAGCAAGACCGAAGCCGACAAGGCCGCGACCGACAAGACCGGCTACCCGGGCCTGCCGACCGAGAAGGAACAGGTCAGCTACACCATCGGCATGGCGATGGGCAAGCAGCTGGCGGAGATCAAGGACGAGGTGAACGTCGATACCGTGGTCAAGGCCCTGCGCACCCAGATGGATGGCGGCAAGGCGCTGATCAACGACGAGCAGGCGCAGCAGATCATGCAGGCGTTCGGCCAGAAGATGCAGGCCAAGCAGATCGCCAAGATGATGGAAGAAGGCAAGGCCAACCTCGACAAGGGCGAGAAGTTCCTGGCCGAGAACGGCAAGAAGCAGGGCGTGGTCACCACCGCCTCCGGCCTGCAGTACCAGGTCCTCACCGAAGGCAAGGGCGCCAAGCCCGGCGCCACCGACGGCGTGAAGGTGAACTACAAGGGCACCCTGCTGGACGGCAAGGAATTCGACAGTTCCTACAAGCGTGGCGAGCCGGCCGTGCTGCCGCTGCAGGGCGTGATCCCGGGCTGGGCGGAAGGCCTGCAGCTGATGCCGGTGGGCTCGAAGTACAAGTTCTGGATCCCGGCCAAGCTCGCCTACGGCGAGCAGGCGCCGCCGATGATCGGCCCGAACCAGGTGCTGGAGTTCGAAGTCGAGCTGCTGGAGATCGTCAAGGCGCCGTCCGGCAAGTAA
- a CDS encoding UDP-glucose/GDP-mannose dehydrogenase family protein has product MRVCIFGTGYVGLVTGTCLAEVGHDVVCVDVDAAKVEGLNKGIVPIYEPGLTPMVKANHAAGRLRFTTDAAAGITHGDVLFIAVGTPPDEDGSADLQYVREVARTIGRHIERPVVVVDKSTVPVGTADKVRATINAELAARGADIDFEVVSNPEFLKEGAAVEDCMRPDRIVIGTSSASALETLRRLYAPFNRNHERIVAMDVRSAELTKYAANAMLATKISFMNEIANIAEQVGADVEMVRKGIGSDPRIGWHFIYPGAGYGGSCFPKDVQALARTAQQHGVQPRLLEAVEGVNAAQKGHLFELMQRHYDLGEDEGLRGRTIAVWGLAFKPNTDDMREASSRRLLQQLWDAGATVRAFDPEAMAETRRIFGERDDLVLCDSAAAALEGADALAVVTEWKQFRSPDFARLKEALADAVLFDGRNLYEPAEVEAAGIAYYGIGRGRSLRKEEA; this is encoded by the coding sequence ATGCGCGTCTGCATTTTCGGCACCGGCTACGTTGGCCTGGTGACCGGCACCTGCCTGGCCGAGGTCGGCCACGACGTGGTCTGCGTCGATGTCGACGCGGCCAAGGTGGAAGGCCTGAACAAAGGCATCGTGCCGATCTACGAGCCCGGCCTGACCCCGATGGTGAAGGCCAACCACGCCGCCGGGCGGCTGCGCTTCACCACCGACGCGGCGGCAGGCATCACCCACGGCGACGTGCTGTTCATCGCGGTGGGCACGCCGCCGGACGAGGATGGCAGCGCCGACCTGCAGTACGTGCGCGAAGTGGCGCGTACCATCGGCCGCCACATCGAGCGGCCGGTGGTGGTGGTGGACAAGTCCACCGTGCCGGTGGGTACCGCCGACAAGGTTCGCGCCACCATCAATGCGGAGCTGGCCGCACGCGGCGCGGACATCGATTTCGAAGTGGTGTCCAACCCCGAGTTCCTGAAGGAGGGTGCGGCGGTCGAGGACTGCATGCGCCCGGACCGCATCGTCATCGGCACCTCCAGCGCGTCTGCGCTGGAGACGCTGCGGCGCCTGTACGCCCCGTTCAACCGTAACCACGAGCGCATCGTGGCGATGGACGTGCGTTCCGCGGAGCTGACCAAGTACGCGGCGAATGCGATGCTGGCGACCAAGATCAGCTTCATGAACGAGATCGCCAACATCGCCGAGCAGGTGGGCGCGGACGTCGAGATGGTGCGCAAGGGCATCGGCTCCGATCCGCGCATCGGCTGGCATTTCATCTACCCCGGCGCCGGCTACGGCGGCTCGTGCTTCCCCAAGGACGTGCAGGCGCTGGCGCGCACCGCCCAGCAGCACGGCGTGCAGCCGCGCCTGCTGGAGGCGGTGGAGGGGGTGAACGCCGCGCAGAAGGGCCACCTGTTCGAGTTGATGCAGCGCCATTACGACCTTGGCGAGGACGAAGGCCTGCGCGGCAGGACCATCGCGGTGTGGGGACTGGCGTTCAAGCCGAACACCGATGACATGCGCGAGGCTTCCAGCCGCCGCCTGCTGCAGCAGCTGTGGGACGCGGGCGCGACGGTCCGCGCATTCGATCCGGAGGCGATGGCCGAGACCCGGCGCATCTTCGGCGAGCGCGACGACCTGGTGCTGTGCGACTCCGCCGCCGCCGCGCTGGAGGGCGCCGACGCGCTTGCCGTGGTCACCGAATGGAAGCAGTTCCGCAGCCCCGATTTCGCGAGGCTGAAAGAGGCGCTGGCCGATGCGGTGCTGTTCGACGGCCGTAACCTGTACGAACCCGCCGAAGTGGAAGCCGCCGGCATCGCCTACTACGGCATCGGCCGCGGACGCTCGCTGCGCAAGGAAGAAGCATGA
- a CDS encoding SlyX family protein, with the protein MTDLEQRLVDLETRLAFQEQALLELSDALAAARSEEAGNALRLHRALEELRQLRSAMAASPVTGDAASEPPPPHY; encoded by the coding sequence ATGACCGATCTCGAACAACGGCTGGTCGACCTGGAAACCCGGCTGGCCTTCCAGGAGCAGGCGCTGCTGGAACTCAGCGACGCGCTGGCCGCCGCCCGCAGCGAAGAAGCCGGCAACGCGCTGCGTCTGCATCGCGCGCTGGAAGAATTGCGACAATTGCGCAGCGCGATGGCCGCAAGCCCGGTCACCGGCGATGCCGCCAGCGAACCGCCCCCTCCGCACTACTGA
- a CDS encoding DUF2058 family protein, with product MSNSLRDQLLGLGFKDAPKPAARPKPDARKPQAGQGGKPAHAGKPAHHGRQAQPGRPQPRPHTPQQQKKQSREDIDLAKAYAIRAQKEKDERIEAERLKQEEARLRREAKAKLEAFVKDKALNAADAEHVRHFEYGGKIKRVHVTAEQLKALNAGELGVVQMNGRYLLVDAATLAEAEAIFAQAVALKVDPDAPAQDDPYADPMYQVPDDLVW from the coding sequence ATGAGCAATTCCCTCCGCGACCAGCTGCTTGGCCTAGGCTTCAAGGATGCGCCCAAGCCCGCCGCGCGACCGAAGCCCGATGCCCGCAAACCGCAGGCCGGGCAGGGCGGCAAGCCCGCGCACGCCGGCAAGCCGGCACACCACGGTCGGCAGGCACAGCCGGGCCGCCCGCAGCCGCGCCCGCACACCCCCCAGCAGCAGAAAAAGCAGTCGCGCGAAGACATCGACCTGGCCAAGGCCTACGCGATCCGCGCGCAGAAGGAAAAGGACGAACGCATCGAGGCCGAACGGCTGAAGCAGGAAGAAGCACGCCTGCGCCGTGAGGCCAAGGCGAAGCTGGAAGCCTTCGTCAAGGACAAGGCGCTGAATGCCGCCGATGCCGAGCACGTCCGCCACTTCGAGTACGGCGGAAAGATCAAGCGCGTCCATGTCACCGCAGAGCAGCTGAAGGCGCTCAATGCCGGCGAGCTGGGCGTGGTGCAGATGAACGGCCGCTACCTGCTGGTGGATGCCGCGACCCTGGCCGAGGCCGAGGCGATCTTCGCCCAGGCCGTCGCGTTGAAGGTCGACCCGGATGCGCCCGCACAGGACGATCCCTACGCCGATCCCATGTACCAGGTGCCTGACGACCTGGTTTGGTGA
- the metH gene encoding methionine synthase, translating to MSTTLPRFTRLSGLEPLVITPESNFINVGERTNVTGSAQFKKLILEGRLDEAVVVARQQVENGAQVIDVNMDEGLLDSEKAMVEYLNLIAAEPDIAKVPVMVDSSKWSVIEAGLKCLQGKGIVNSISMKEGEAEFLRQARLVRRYGAAVVVMAFDEVGQADTARRKVEISARAYKLLTEEIGFPPEDIIFDPNCFAIATGIEEHNNYAVDFIEAARELRRLFPYSHISGGVSNVSFSFRGNEPVRQAIHVVFLYHAIKAGMDMGIVNAGALPLYDQLDPLLRERVEDVVLNRRDDATERLLEIADNFKKKKGEKKVEDLQWREQPVAARLSHALVNGIDQYVVEDTEEARQQATRPLDVIEGPLMDGMNVVGDLFGAGKMFLPQVVKSARVMKKAVAHLLPYIEAEKLRTGDVGKSNGKIVMATVKGDVHDIGKNIVGVVLACNNFEVIDLGVMVPAQKILDTAIAENADMIGVSGLITPSLEEMSHVAKEMQRQGFTMPLLIGGATTSRAHTALKIDPHYKSPTIWVKDASRAVGVAQSLMSPELRGDFVQAAANDYADVRQRHRNRGDGKRLVPLDKARAQSFKFDWRSYTPPAPKQPGLHVFDDYPLAELVDCIDWSPFFNAWELAGKYPAILTDEVVGAQASELYRDARAMLRKIVDGKWLTAKAVCGFWPANSVGDDVALQVDGEERWFRFLRQQADKPVERPNLCLADYIAPKDSGRQDWIGAFAVTAGLGIEPHLERFRADHDDYSAILLKALADRLAEAFAERLHQRVRKEFWGYAADETLDNDALIAERYRGIRPAPGYPACPEHSEKRVLFDLLDVTGKTGIELTDHFAMYPAASVSGLYFSHPDSKYFVVGRVTKEQVADYARRKGVDIAQAERWLSFNLDYDPD from the coding sequence ATGAGTACCACCCTTCCCCGCTTCACCCGCCTGTCCGGCCTCGAACCGCTGGTCATCACGCCGGAATCCAATTTCATCAATGTCGGCGAGCGCACCAACGTCACCGGCAGCGCGCAGTTCAAGAAGCTGATCCTCGAGGGGCGGCTGGACGAGGCGGTGGTGGTCGCCCGCCAGCAGGTGGAGAACGGCGCGCAGGTCATCGACGTCAACATGGACGAAGGCCTGCTCGACTCCGAGAAGGCGATGGTGGAATACCTCAACCTGATCGCCGCCGAGCCCGACATCGCCAAGGTGCCGGTGATGGTGGACAGCTCGAAGTGGTCGGTGATCGAGGCCGGGCTGAAGTGCCTGCAGGGCAAGGGCATCGTCAACTCGATCTCGATGAAGGAAGGCGAAGCCGAGTTCCTGCGGCAGGCGCGGCTGGTACGCCGCTACGGCGCGGCGGTGGTGGTGATGGCCTTTGACGAGGTGGGCCAGGCCGACACCGCACGGCGCAAGGTGGAGATCAGCGCACGCGCCTACAAACTGCTGACCGAGGAGATCGGGTTCCCGCCCGAGGACATCATCTTCGATCCCAACTGCTTCGCGATCGCCACCGGCATCGAGGAACACAACAACTACGCGGTCGATTTCATCGAAGCCGCGCGCGAGCTGCGCCGGCTGTTCCCGTACAGCCATATCTCCGGCGGCGTATCCAACGTCAGCTTCAGCTTCCGCGGCAACGAGCCGGTGCGGCAGGCGATCCACGTGGTGTTCCTGTACCACGCCATCAAGGCCGGCATGGACATGGGCATCGTCAACGCCGGCGCGCTGCCGTTGTACGACCAGCTGGACCCGCTGCTGCGCGAGCGCGTCGAGGACGTGGTGCTGAACCGCCGCGACGACGCCACCGAGCGGCTGCTGGAGATCGCCGACAACTTCAAGAAGAAAAAGGGCGAGAAGAAGGTCGAAGACCTGCAATGGCGTGAGCAGCCGGTGGCCGCGCGACTCTCGCACGCGCTGGTGAACGGCATCGACCAGTACGTGGTGGAGGACACCGAGGAAGCGCGCCAGCAGGCCACGCGGCCGCTGGACGTGATCGAAGGCCCGCTGATGGACGGCATGAACGTGGTCGGCGACCTGTTCGGCGCCGGCAAGATGTTCCTGCCGCAGGTGGTGAAGTCGGCGCGGGTGATGAAGAAGGCGGTGGCGCACCTGCTGCCCTACATCGAGGCCGAGAAGCTGCGCACCGGCGATGTCGGCAAGAGCAACGGCAAGATCGTGATGGCCACGGTCAAGGGCGACGTGCACGACATCGGAAAAAATATTGTTGGCGTGGTGCTGGCCTGCAACAACTTCGAGGTCATCGACCTCGGGGTGATGGTGCCGGCGCAGAAGATTCTGGACACCGCGATTGCCGAGAACGCCGACATGATCGGCGTGTCCGGCCTGATCACGCCGTCGCTGGAGGAGATGAGCCACGTGGCGAAGGAGATGCAGCGACAGGGCTTCACCATGCCGCTGCTGATCGGCGGTGCCACCACCTCGCGCGCGCACACCGCGCTGAAGATCGACCCGCACTACAAGTCGCCCACCATCTGGGTGAAGGACGCCTCGCGCGCGGTCGGCGTGGCGCAGTCGCTGATGAGCCCGGAGCTGCGCGGCGATTTCGTGCAGGCCGCCGCCAACGACTACGCCGACGTGCGCCAGCGCCACCGCAACCGCGGCGACGGCAAGCGGCTGGTGCCGCTGGACAAGGCGCGCGCGCAATCGTTCAAGTTCGACTGGCGCAGCTACACCCCGCCCGCGCCGAAGCAGCCGGGGCTGCACGTGTTCGACGACTATCCACTGGCCGAGCTGGTGGACTGCATCGACTGGTCGCCGTTCTTCAACGCCTGGGAGCTGGCCGGCAAGTACCCGGCGATCCTCACCGACGAAGTGGTGGGCGCGCAGGCCAGCGAGCTGTACCGTGACGCGCGCGCGATGCTGCGCAAGATCGTCGACGGGAAATGGCTGACCGCCAAGGCGGTCTGCGGCTTCTGGCCGGCCAACAGCGTGGGCGACGACGTGGCGCTGCAGGTGGACGGCGAAGAGCGCTGGTTCCGCTTCCTGCGCCAGCAGGCCGACAAGCCGGTGGAGCGCCCCAACCTGTGCCTGGCCGATTACATCGCGCCGAAGGACAGCGGCAGGCAGGACTGGATCGGCGCGTTCGCGGTCACCGCGGGGCTGGGCATCGAGCCGCACCTGGAGCGCTTCCGCGCCGACCACGACGACTACAGCGCGATCCTGCTCAAGGCGCTGGCCGACCGTCTGGCCGAAGCCTTCGCCGAGCGCCTGCACCAGCGCGTGCGCAAGGAGTTCTGGGGCTATGCGGCAGACGAGACGCTGGACAACGACGCGCTGATCGCCGAGCGCTACCGGGGCATCCGCCCCGCTCCCGGCTACCCGGCCTGCCCTGAGCACAGCGAAAAGCGGGTGCTGTTCGACCTGCTGGATGTGACCGGCAAGACCGGCATCGAGCTGACCGACCACTTCGCCATGTACCCGGCGGCCAGCGTGTCCGGGCTGTATTTCAGCCACCCCGACAGCAAGTACTTCGTGGTCGGGCGGGTGACGAAGGAACAGGTGGCCGACTACGCCCGGCGCAAGGGCGTGGACATCGCCCAGGCGGAGCGCTGGCTGTCGTTCAACCTGGACTACGATCCGGATTGA